A window of the Microcaecilia unicolor chromosome 5, aMicUni1.1, whole genome shotgun sequence genome harbors these coding sequences:
- the ADO gene encoding 2-aminoethanethiol dioxygenase — protein sequence MPRDNMASRIQKIAQQARLTFRKNGSSSQAGSSNNNKTFLENVNKLTTLLSEIRAEDLKITPRASGPFPAPVSVPHNPPVTYMHICETDAFSMGVFLLKSGACIPLHDHPGMNGMLKVLYGRVSISGFDKLDSGGGGTKKEPAAVMQQFNPPPPYQKDALRRALLRSVGEFNESSGPCLLSPYRDNLHQISAVDGPAAFLDILAPPYDPDDGRDCHYYKLMQPAAGSELQGGQVEEGTVPREVWLLEIPQPADFWCGGEPYPGPRVSV from the coding sequence ATGCCTCGGGACAACATGGCTTCCCGCATCCAGAAGATCGCCCAGCAGGCTCGCCTCACCTTTCGGAAAAACGGCTCGTCCTCGCAGGcgggcagcagcaacaacaacaaaaccttcTTGGAGAATGTGAACAAGCTGACGACGCTCCTGAGTGAAATCCGCGCTGAAGACCTGAAGATAACCCCGCGAGCCTCTGGGCCCTTCCCCGCCCCGGTCTCGGTGCCGCACAACCCCCCCGTCACCTACATGCACATCTGCGAGACGGACGCGTTCAGCATGGGCGTCTTCCTGTTGAAGAGCGGCGCCTGCATCCCGCTGCACGATCACCCGGGCATGAACGGCATGCTGAAGGTACTCTACGGCCGAGTCAGCATCAGCGGCTTCGATAAGCTGGACTCGGGCGGCGGTGGCACCAAGAAGGAGCCGGCGGCTGTGATGCAGCAGTTCAACCCGCCGCCCCCCTACCAGAAGGACGCGCTGCGCCGGGCCCTCCTGCGCTCGGTGGGCGAGTTCAACGAAAGCAGCGGGCCCTGCCTGCTCAGTCCCTACAGGGACAATCTGCACCAGATCAGCGCCGTGGACGGACCTGCCGCCTTCCTGGACATTCTCGCTCCGCCCTACGACCCGGATGATGGCCGGGACTGTCACTACTACAAGCTAATGCAGCCGGCCGCTGGCAGCGAACTGCAAGGGGGCCAGGTGGAGGAGGGCACCGTCCCCCGGGAGGTGTGGCTGCTGGAGATCCCCCAGCCAGCTGACTTCTGGTGCGGAGGGGAACCTTACCCCGGCCCCAGGGTCTCTGTCTGA
- the EGR2 gene encoding E3 SUMO-protein ligase EGR2: protein MMTAKAIDKIPVTLSGFVHQLPDIYPVDEIATNLPASVTIFPNADLGGPFDQMSSVTGDGMINVDMTNEKRCLELPYSSSFTSATRNQTFTYMGKFSFDSQYPGTGWNPEGFINIVSAGILGVTPPSSSSAASSTASSASPNPLSNTLSCSMAHNQSDMEHMYSPPPPYSGCGEIYQDPSAFLSTSTASLSYPPPSYPSPKAAGDSAIFPVISDYPGLFQPQCQRELHSMPDRKPFPCPLESIRVPPPLTPLSTIRNFTLGGPTAEGSRLPSAYSPQNLPLRPILRPRKYPNRPSKTPVHERPYPCPAEGCDRRFSRSDELTRHIRIHTGHKPFQCRICMRNFSRSDHLTTHIRTHTGEKPFACDYCGRKFARSDERKRHTKIHLRQKERKNSIASAAPSAPGSGCNNGATSERALSLSPSSAANICPAAASGSQMGLCSTRTA from the exons ATGATGACTGCCAAGGCCATAGACAAAATCCCAGTAACTCTCAGTGGTTTTGTGCACCAGCTACCTGACATCTACCCAGTGGATGAAATCGCCACGAACTTACCAGCCTCGGTAACCATCTTTCCCAATGCTGACCTAGGAGGACCATTTGACCAGATGAGCAGTGTGACCGGAG ATGGAATGATCAATGTGGACATGACCAATGAGAAGAGGTGTTTGGAACTGCCATATTCCAGTAGTTTCACGTCTGCAACTCGTAATCAGACTTTTACCTATATGGGCAAATTTTCATTTGATTCTCAATATCCAGGCACTGGTTGGAACCCGGAGGGGTTCATCAACATAGTGAGCGCCGGGATCCTTGGAGTTACCCCGCCCTCCTCCTCGTCTGCAGCTTCTTCCACTGCTTCTTCAGCATCTCCCAACCCTCTTTCCAACACCTTGAGCTGCTCTATGGCTCACAATCAGAGCGACatggaacacatgtactcccctCCACCCCCTTACTCAGGTTGTGGGGAGATCTACCAAGACCCCTCAGCATTCCTCAGCACATCTACAGCTTCtctctcctacccacccccttcttacccttccCCGAAAGCAGCCGGGGACAGTGCGATTTTTCCTGTGATCTCGGACTATCCTGGTCTCTTCCAGCCTCAGTGTCAAAGGGAGCTGCACAGCATGCCCGACCGCAAGCCTTTCCCCTGCCCACTGGAGTCAATCCGTGTGCCCCCACCTCTCACTCCTCTCTCCACAATTCGCAATTTCACTCTAGGGGGGCCCACGGCAGAAGGATCTCGACTCCCCAGTGCTTACAGCCCACAGAATTTACCTCTACGACCTATCCTGCGACCAAGGAAATATCCTAACCGCCCCAGTAAGACCCCAGTCCACGAGAGACCCTATCCCTGTCCCGCAGAAGGATGTGACCGCCGCTTCTCCCGTTCAGATGAATTAACCCGGCACATCAGGATTCACACGGGCCATAAACCCTTTCAGTGCCGGATCTGTATGAGGAATTTCAGTCGCAGCGATCACCTCACCACCCACATCCGCACCCATACGGGGGAGAAACCTTTCGCCTGCGATTACTGCGGTCGAAAGTTTGCAAGGAGTGACGAGAGAAAAAGGCACACAAAAATCCACCTTAggcaaaaggaaagaaagaactcCATAGCTTCTGCAGCACCCTCAGCACCCGGCAGCGGCTGCAACAACGGAGCAACATCAGAACGAGCTCTGAGCCTAAGCCCCAGCTCCGCTGCAAACATCTGTCCTGCAGCAGCCAGCGGCAGCCAGATGGGGCTCTGTTCGACAAGGACAGCATGA